From a region of the Rouxiella sp. S1S-2 genome:
- a CDS encoding multidrug efflux RND transporter permease subunit: protein MNISRFFIFRPVATLLLTSAIVLLGLLGYNLLPVAPLPQVDFPTIMVSASLPGASPETMAATVATPLERAMGSISGVSEMTSSSSQGSTRIVLQFDLDRDINGAARDVQAAINASRSLLPSSMPSLPTYRKANPADAPIVMLALTSSTRSNGELYDIASSQLQQKIAQVNGVGQVSLTGSALPGVRIDLRPQAISSYGISLDTIRTAIANSTTNLPKGVLQGNGQSWMVEGNGQQSTAAQYRKLIVTYINGNAIRLSDIANVYDSVEDKYNVGYFNGTPSVMIAVTRQAGANMLTTISAIKDALPEMEKELPGDVKLSVGLDRSPTVKESLRDTETTLLEATLLVIAVVFVFLRNGRAVLIPALALPVSLIGTCSIMYLLGYSLDNLSLMALIIATGFVVDDAIVVLENITRHIEEGLSPVRAAIRGAGEVGFTVLSMTLSLIAVFIPILLMGSIVGRLFREFAVTLSISLLISMLVSLTLTPMLCARFLKRKPPVEKRQPRIYRLIERWLNGLLQAYSNGLNWVMRHQPLTMVVLMLTVVLNFYLYTVVEKGFFPEQDTGMLIGMLRADQNTSFQSIQPQMINYAKIIQHDPDVATVMSSAGSGGFGSRNTALFFIRLKDFDQRKSTANQIANRIMMETAKLPGSQLFLMAAQDLRIGGRSANSEYQFSLQADDLSLLREWGPKVKAALSALPQLTGVDSDSQTGGQEVMLNIDRDKATQLGVNVKTIDAMLNNAFAQRQVATIYKTLNQYHVVMYLTPDFTSDPDVLNQMYVVTSEGNQVPLSAFTTFSSANAPLSVAHQGQSATTTIAFNLADGVSIEEGQSAVKTAMAKIGLPDTIQSGYAGTAQAFQALAQQMPWLILAALAAVYIVLGMLYESYIHPLTILSTLPSAGLGALLLMLMTNTQLTVIALIGILLLIGIVKKNAIMMIDFALDAERRLGLSPQQAIVQACLMRFRPIMMTTLAAFFGALPLALGSGGDADLRSPLGLAIAGGLAMSQVLTLFTTPVVYLYMDRSSRATKRLWARIRPHHTPSEPERHE from the coding sequence ATGAATATTTCCCGCTTCTTTATTTTTCGACCGGTAGCCACGCTGCTGCTCACCTCGGCAATCGTGCTGCTGGGGTTGTTGGGCTATAACCTGCTGCCTGTGGCCCCTTTGCCACAGGTGGATTTCCCAACCATTATGGTCAGCGCCAGCCTGCCGGGTGCCAGTCCCGAGACGATGGCCGCGACGGTGGCTACGCCGCTCGAAAGGGCGATGGGCAGCATTTCCGGGGTCAGTGAAATGACCTCCTCCAGCTCGCAAGGCTCGACGCGCATCGTTTTGCAGTTTGACCTGGACCGCGATATTAACGGTGCCGCACGCGATGTACAGGCGGCAATTAACGCCTCGCGTTCGCTGCTGCCGAGCAGCATGCCTTCACTGCCGACCTATCGCAAAGCCAACCCCGCCGATGCGCCGATTGTGATGCTGGCACTGACCTCGTCAACGCGCAGCAACGGCGAGCTTTATGACATTGCCTCCAGCCAACTGCAGCAAAAAATTGCTCAGGTTAACGGTGTGGGGCAGGTATCACTGACCGGTAGCGCCTTGCCTGGCGTGCGTATTGACCTGCGCCCGCAGGCGATCAGTTCGTATGGTATCTCGCTCGATACTATTCGCACCGCGATAGCTAACAGCACCACCAATCTGCCTAAAGGGGTACTTCAGGGCAATGGACAGTCGTGGATGGTGGAGGGCAATGGCCAGCAAAGCACGGCGGCGCAGTATCGTAAGCTGATCGTGACTTATATAAACGGCAACGCCATTCGCCTTAGTGATATTGCTAACGTTTATGATTCGGTGGAGGACAAGTACAACGTCGGCTATTTCAACGGCACGCCCTCGGTGATGATTGCGGTCACGCGTCAGGCCGGTGCCAACATGCTCACCACCATCAGTGCCATCAAAGATGCCTTACCGGAGATGGAAAAAGAGCTGCCGGGTGACGTGAAACTTAGCGTAGGTCTGGACCGCTCACCGACCGTGAAAGAGTCGTTGCGTGACACAGAAACTACGCTGCTCGAAGCCACTCTGCTGGTTATCGCCGTGGTGTTTGTGTTCCTGCGCAACGGCAGAGCGGTGTTAATACCGGCGCTCGCGCTGCCGGTTTCGCTGATCGGTACCTGTTCCATCATGTATCTGCTGGGCTACAGCCTCGATAACCTGTCGCTGATGGCGCTGATTATTGCCACCGGCTTTGTGGTCGATGACGCCATCGTGGTGCTGGAGAACATTACCCGACATATCGAAGAGGGGCTAAGTCCGGTGAGGGCGGCAATTCGCGGGGCGGGCGAAGTTGGCTTTACCGTGCTGTCGATGACGCTGTCGCTTATCGCCGTGTTTATTCCGATTCTGCTGATGGGCAGCATCGTGGGCCGTTTGTTCCGTGAATTTGCGGTGACGCTGTCGATTTCGCTGTTGATTTCGATGCTGGTGTCCTTAACGCTGACGCCCATGCTGTGTGCCCGCTTCTTAAAACGCAAACCGCCGGTTGAAAAACGCCAGCCGCGTATTTATCGGCTTATCGAGCGCTGGCTCAATGGCCTGTTGCAGGCCTATTCCAACGGACTAAACTGGGTAATGCGGCATCAGCCGCTGACCATGGTGGTGTTAATGCTCACCGTGGTATTGAATTTTTATCTCTACACCGTGGTCGAGAAAGGCTTTTTCCCCGAGCAGGACACCGGCATGCTGATCGGCATGCTTCGTGCTGACCAAAACACCTCTTTCCAATCTATTCAGCCGCAGATGATTAATTACGCCAAAATTATTCAGCATGACCCAGACGTCGCCACGGTGATGAGCTCGGCGGGCAGCGGCGGCTTTGGATCGCGTAACACGGCGCTGTTCTTTATCCGCTTGAAAGACTTTGACCAGCGTAAATCTACGGCTAATCAGATTGCCAACCGCATCATGATGGAGACCGCCAAGCTGCCTGGCTCACAGCTGTTCCTGATGGCGGCGCAGGACTTGCGCATCGGTGGCCGCAGCGCCAACTCTGAGTATCAATTTAGCCTGCAGGCCGATGATTTGTCGCTGCTGCGTGAATGGGGCCCGAAGGTTAAAGCTGCCCTGAGTGCACTGCCGCAGCTGACCGGCGTTGATTCGGATTCTCAGACCGGCGGCCAAGAAGTGATGCTCAATATCGACCGCGACAAAGCGACTCAGCTGGGCGTTAATGTCAAAACGATTGATGCAATGTTAAACAATGCCTTTGCCCAGCGGCAGGTAGCGACTATTTACAAAACGCTTAACCAGTATCACGTGGTGATGTACCTGACGCCGGACTTTACCAGCGATCCTGACGTGCTTAATCAGATGTACGTGGTGACCAGTGAGGGTAATCAGGTGCCGCTTTCGGCCTTTACCACCTTTAGCAGCGCCAATGCACCGCTGTCCGTCGCGCATCAGGGGCAGTCTGCAACGACCACCATTGCCTTTAACCTGGCCGACGGCGTGTCTATCGAAGAAGGGCAGTCAGCGGTAAAAACCGCAATGGCTAAAATTGGTCTGCCGGACACTATTCAGTCCGGCTATGCGGGCACGGCGCAGGCATTTCAGGCGTTGGCGCAGCAGATGCCGTGGCTGATTTTAGCGGCGTTGGCGGCGGTATATATCGTGCTGGGCATGCTGTATGAGAGTTACATCCATCCGCTGACCATTCTTTCCACCCTGCCGTCGGCGGGGCTTGGTGCGTTGTTGCTGATGTTAATGACCAATACTCAGCTTACGGTGATTGCGCTGATAGGCATTCTGTTGCTAATAGGCATTGTTAAGAAGAATGCCATTATGATGATCGACTTTGCGCTTGATGCGGAACGCAGGCTGGGGCTTTCGCCGCAGCAGGCCATTGTGCAGGCCTGCCTGATGCGATTCCGCCCGATTATGATGACCACGCTGGCCGCATTTTTCGGTGCCTTGCCTTTGGCGCTGGGCAGTGGTGGTGACGCAGATTTGCGCAGCCCGCTGGGGTTGGCAATTGCTGGGGGATTGGCGATGAGCCAGGTCCTCACGCTGTTTACGACGCCGGTTGTTTACCTGTATATGGACAGAAGCAGTCGTGCAACCAAGCGTTTATGGGCGCGAATTCGTCCGCACCACACGCCATCTGAGCCTGAACGCCATGAATAA
- a CDS encoding efflux RND transporter permease subunit, with the protein MNPSRLFIQRPVATVLLMVAVLLSGIFAYNMLSTSALPQVDYPTIQVTTLYPGASPDVMASGITAPLERQLGQMPGLSQMYSTSSTGSSIITLKFSLELSLDVAEQEVQAAINAANSLLPSDLPNPPTYKKVNPADSAVITLAVTSDSLPLTKVQDLVNTRVALKLSQISGVGLVTLAGGHQPAVRVQVNPRALAAHNLTLEDINTLIGNSNVNGSKGGFDGKHHSITIDANDQLRTAEEYGNLIVTYSNGAALRLKDIATLSEAPENQYLSAWANNKPAIIINVQRQPGANVISVVDAIKTQLPKLQSALPDSIKVTVLSDRTQTIRASISDVQFELLLSIALVVMVTFLFLRNMAATLIPSVAVPLSLVGTFGVMYLCGFSLNNLSLMALTIATGFVIDDAIVVVENISRRLEEGETPMQAALNGSKQIAFTIISLTFSLIAVLIPLLFMGDVVGRLFREFAITLAVSIIVSMLVSLTLTPMLCAYLLRHIPEEKQSRFYRKGGQVFDKLIAGYDRMLTVVLNHQRLTLLVALATLVFTALLYLIVPKGFFPSQDTGMIQGITVASQDVSFSEMGRRQQALAEIILKDKDVESVASTIGVDGNNTSLNSGRLQISLKAISLRDDRAPAVIARLKQETASVPGIELYLQASQDLTVDDQVTPSQYQFTLDDTDSSNLVSWTPKLLDKLRAEPEFNSVVSNLQQQGQVAYVELNRDAAARYGITASDVDTALYNAFGQRLVSTIFTQSNQYRVVLEVAPQYQQSPESFDDVYLAASNGSSSSSSSSTTSSSSSSSSSSTTGSTTTSTDSNSASGSSTTSSSSGTNSTGMVKLTSIASIHMRTGALLQARLNQLPAVTVSFNLNEGYSIEQAQEVIKKTRAEIGLPDSITLRYQGSAASFESATGNTLWLILAALLTMYVVLGILYESFIHPVTILSTLPSAAVGALLSLLFSGTEFSLIALIGVILLIGIVKKNAIMMIDFALEAEQKQHMSPRDAIHQACLLRFRPILMTTMAALIGALPLMLASGSGAELRQPLGLVIVGGLIFSQVLTLFSTPVIYLMFDRLATRWRPARRKVQEQE; encoded by the coding sequence ATGAATCCATCACGCCTCTTTATCCAAAGGCCGGTCGCCACGGTCTTGCTGATGGTGGCGGTACTGTTGTCGGGTATTTTTGCCTACAACATGCTGTCAACGTCGGCGCTGCCGCAGGTTGATTATCCGACCATTCAGGTGACCACGCTCTATCCGGGCGCCAGCCCTGACGTCATGGCCTCGGGGATTACCGCGCCGCTGGAGCGTCAGCTTGGGCAAATGCCCGGCCTCAGCCAGATGTATTCGACCAGCTCGACAGGTTCGTCGATTATTACGCTGAAGTTTTCGCTGGAGCTTTCACTCGACGTGGCCGAGCAGGAAGTGCAAGCGGCAATCAACGCCGCGAACAGCCTGCTGCCCAGCGATTTACCCAATCCACCGACCTATAAAAAGGTAAACCCTGCCGACAGCGCAGTGATCACGCTGGCGGTGACTTCCGACTCTCTGCCGCTGACCAAAGTGCAGGACTTGGTTAACACCCGCGTGGCGCTCAAGCTTTCACAAATATCGGGTGTGGGACTGGTTACGCTGGCCGGTGGGCATCAGCCTGCGGTTCGCGTGCAGGTTAATCCGCGTGCCTTGGCGGCGCATAATCTTACGCTTGAAGACATTAACACCCTGATTGGCAACAGTAATGTCAACGGTTCGAAAGGCGGATTCGACGGTAAACATCATTCAATTACTATTGACGCTAACGATCAACTGCGCACGGCAGAAGAGTACGGCAATCTGATTGTGACCTACAGCAACGGTGCGGCGCTGCGTTTGAAAGACATTGCCACGCTGAGCGAAGCCCCGGAAAACCAGTATCTTTCGGCCTGGGCTAACAATAAGCCGGCAATTATTATCAACGTTCAGCGTCAGCCGGGTGCTAACGTGATTTCAGTGGTTGATGCTATCAAGACGCAACTGCCAAAATTGCAGTCCGCGTTGCCGGACTCCATCAAAGTTACTGTGCTTTCTGACCGTACCCAGACCATTCGCGCGTCTATAAGCGACGTGCAGTTTGAACTGCTGCTGTCAATTGCACTGGTCGTCATGGTCACTTTCCTTTTCCTGCGCAACATGGCGGCGACGCTTATCCCTAGCGTGGCGGTTCCGCTTTCGCTGGTTGGCACCTTTGGCGTGATGTACTTGTGCGGTTTCAGTCTCAATAACCTGTCGCTGATGGCGCTGACCATTGCTACCGGCTTTGTTATTGATGACGCCATCGTGGTGGTTGAGAACATTTCGCGTCGGCTCGAAGAGGGCGAAACGCCGATGCAGGCGGCGCTGAACGGATCCAAACAGATTGCCTTCACCATTATCTCGTTAACCTTCTCGCTGATCGCGGTGCTTATTCCGCTGCTGTTTATGGGCGATGTGGTGGGACGCCTGTTCCGCGAGTTTGCGATTACGCTGGCGGTGTCGATTATTGTGTCGATGCTGGTGTCATTAACCCTGACACCGATGCTGTGCGCCTATCTTCTGCGCCATATTCCTGAAGAAAAGCAGAGCCGTTTCTACCGCAAGGGCGGGCAGGTATTTGACAAGCTGATTGCCGGTTATGACCGCATGCTCACCGTGGTGCTCAATCACCAACGGTTGACGCTGCTGGTCGCACTCGCCACGCTGGTGTTTACCGCACTGCTGTATTTAATTGTTCCCAAAGGCTTTTTCCCGTCGCAGGATACCGGGATGATTCAAGGGATCACTGTGGCCTCGCAGGATGTTTCATTTAGTGAAATGGGGCGCAGGCAGCAGGCACTGGCAGAAATAATCCTAAAAGACAAAGACGTAGAGAGCGTCGCATCGACCATTGGTGTGGACGGTAATAACACCAGCCTTAACAGCGGCCGTCTGCAGATTAGCCTCAAGGCGATTAGCCTGCGAGACGACCGTGCGCCCGCGGTTATTGCGCGTTTGAAACAGGAAACGGCCTCCGTCCCTGGCATTGAACTTTATCTTCAGGCTTCGCAAGATTTGACCGTCGACGATCAGGTTACACCGAGTCAGTATCAATTTACGCTTGATGACACCGACAGCTCGAATCTGGTGAGCTGGACGCCAAAACTGCTCGATAAGCTGCGTGCGGAACCGGAGTTTAATAGCGTGGTCAGCAACCTGCAGCAGCAGGGGCAGGTGGCCTACGTCGAGCTTAACCGCGACGCGGCGGCGCGCTATGGCATTACTGCGTCCGACGTAGATACGGCGTTGTATAACGCCTTCGGACAGCGACTGGTATCCACTATCTTTACCCAGTCAAACCAGTATCGTGTGGTGCTGGAAGTGGCCCCGCAGTATCAGCAATCACCCGAGTCATTTGATGATGTTTATCTGGCGGCCAGCAATGGCAGCAGTTCATCAAGCAGTAGCTCAACCACCAGCAGCAGTTCGAGCAGCAGCTCAAGCAGTACGACAGGCAGCACGACGACCAGTACCGACAGCAACAGTGCTTCCGGCAGCTCAACGACGTCCAGCAGCTCGGGCACTAACTCGACGGGAATGGTCAAATTGACCTCGATTGCCAGCATTCACATGCGCACCGGTGCACTGTTGCAAGCGCGGTTAAATCAGCTTCCAGCGGTGACGGTGTCGTTTAACCTTAACGAGGGTTATTCGATTGAGCAGGCGCAGGAAGTGATTAAGAAAACCCGTGCGGAAATCGGCCTGCCGGACAGTATTACCCTGCGTTATCAGGGGTCTGCTGCTTCATTTGAAAGCGCGACGGGCAATACGCTGTGGCTTATTTTGGCCGCGCTGCTGACCATGTACGTGGTGCTCGGCATTCTTTATGAAAGCTTTATTCATCCGGTAACCATTCTTTCAACGCTGCCTTCGGCCGCCGTGGGGGCGTTATTGTCTCTGCTGTTCAGCGGCACCGAGTTCAGCCTGATTGCGCTCATCGGCGTGATTTTGCTGATCGGTATTGTGAAAAAGAACGCCATCATGATGATCGACTTTGCGCTTGAGGCGGAGCAAAAGCAGCATATGTCGCCGCGTGATGCGATTCATCAGGCCTGTTTACTGCGCTTTAGGCCGATTTTGATGACCACCATGGCCGCGTTAATCGGCGCACTGCCGTTGATGCTGGCCAGCGGAAGCGGAGCAGAACTGCGCCAGCCGCTGGGTCTGGTTATCGTCGGCGGGCTTATCTTCAGCCAGGTGCTGACGCTGTTCTCCACGCCGGTTATTTATCTGATGTTTGACCGACTGGCGACGCGCTGGCGTCCGGCCCGCCGTAAAGTACAGGAACAGGAATGA
- a CDS encoding efflux transporter outer membrane subunit gives MTSTKAGSTLFRLAPLALVLMVVGCTVGPDYHRPAVTMPTAFKEAKGWTAAVPKEGQSKGDWWQVYQDPQLSALMSQVQISNQNVAQYAAQYRQAQALVTQARAELFPQVTATVDSTRSGTAKTTSNQHSAELGASWELDIWGKLRRTEEEQKANVQASAADLANATLSAQSELAQDYFQLRVMDAQIALYQQSIQAYQRYLTVIQNQYTGGNTSRATLAQAQTQLETTKASALSLQWQRAQLEHAIAILIGKPPAEFSLAATPIKFTLPAMPAALPSQLLQRRPDISAAERTMASANAAVGVATAAYYPDITLSASGGFSSSVLHNLFSLPNRVWSLGPSLSQTVLDFGATRGKVAEAEAAYDADVAAYRQTVLTAMGEVEDYLVELHTIDSQMIAQQNAAQSAKESARVTFNQYQAGMIDYLDVASTENTSLSQQQNVLSLLSTQMVTSVKLIAALGGGWKAAE, from the coding sequence ATGACAAGTACTAAAGCAGGTTCAACGTTGTTTCGTCTGGCTCCGCTGGCGCTGGTGTTAATGGTTGTTGGCTGTACCGTGGGCCCTGACTATCATCGCCCTGCGGTGACGATGCCGACCGCGTTTAAAGAAGCGAAAGGCTGGACGGCGGCGGTGCCTAAAGAGGGACAAAGCAAGGGTGACTGGTGGCAAGTGTATCAAGACCCACAGCTCTCAGCATTGATGAGTCAGGTGCAGATTTCGAACCAGAACGTGGCCCAGTACGCCGCGCAGTATCGTCAGGCACAGGCATTAGTGACGCAGGCGCGTGCGGAGCTGTTCCCGCAGGTGACGGCAACCGTTGACAGCACGCGCAGCGGTACGGCGAAAACCACCAGTAATCAGCATTCAGCCGAGCTTGGGGCGAGCTGGGAGCTGGACATTTGGGGTAAGCTGCGCCGCACCGAAGAGGAGCAGAAGGCCAATGTTCAGGCCAGCGCAGCAGATTTGGCCAACGCCACGCTCAGCGCGCAGTCCGAGCTGGCGCAGGACTATTTCCAACTGCGGGTGATGGACGCGCAAATTGCGCTCTATCAACAAAGTATTCAGGCCTATCAGCGCTACCTGACGGTGATTCAGAATCAGTATACCGGCGGCAACACGTCGCGGGCCACGCTGGCACAGGCGCAGACCCAGCTTGAAACGACTAAGGCGTCGGCGTTGAGTTTGCAGTGGCAGCGCGCGCAGTTGGAGCACGCGATTGCGATTCTGATTGGCAAGCCGCCGGCAGAGTTCAGCCTGGCGGCTACGCCTATCAAGTTTACACTGCCTGCGATGCCGGCGGCCTTGCCGTCTCAGCTGCTACAGCGTCGTCCGGATATTTCCGCTGCTGAGCGCACCATGGCGTCGGCAAACGCCGCCGTGGGCGTTGCGACTGCCGCGTACTATCCTGATATCACTCTAAGCGCATCCGGTGGTTTTAGCAGTTCGGTGCTGCACAATTTATTCTCGCTGCCAAACCGCGTCTGGTCGTTAGGGCCGTCGCTAAGCCAGACGGTGCTGGATTTCGGCGCGACGCGCGGCAAAGTTGCCGAAGCCGAAGCGGCCTACGATGCCGACGTTGCGGCCTACCGCCAAACGGTGCTGACCGCCATGGGCGAAGTCGAGGATTATCTGGTTGAGCTTCACACCATCGACAGTCAAATGATTGCCCAGCAAAATGCGGCGCAGTCTGCCAAAGAGTCGGCGCGCGTGACGTTCAATCAGTATCAGGCAGGCATGATTGACTATCTGGACGTCGCCTCAACGGAAAATACCAGCCTTAGCCAACAGCAAAACGTCCTGTCACTGCTGAGTACGCAGATGGTGACCAGCGTGAAGCTTATCGCTGCACTCGGCGGTGGCTGGAAGGCGGCAGAGTAA
- a CDS encoding MdtA/MuxA family multidrug efflux RND transporter periplasmic adaptor subunit has translation MLPTASSRSKNRKTLWLILTVIVLAIAAWFFFFHKSAPTGGAPAGNERHRGGMRGGMRGGMPGAGGATPVQAGRVEQANVPVYLRALGTVVPNASVTVTSRVDGQLMKVFFTEGQKVEAGQLLAQIDPRSYQATLEQYQGDLAQNQALEKSAQLTLARYRKLYAQDSLARQDLESQIATAGQYSGAVKADQAQIDAAKLNLQFARITAPISGHVGLRLVDPGNMVSSSSTTGIVTITQTQPIAVTFSVPQSNLQTILKALRSGQTMPTTAFDQNGDKVLAQGKLQFMSNEIDTTTGSVKLKAVFDNSDDALYPNQFVNARLQVGLLENATVIPSAALQLSSDGDFVYVIKQDGSVVRTAVKSGPNFGDDQVAVLSGVTPGEQVVTTGIDRLNDGVKVQVVTAASAAAAAAGTEKTDKTGVDKATTGKDSGPK, from the coding sequence ATGCTGCCAACTGCCTCATCTCGTTCTAAAAACCGCAAAACGTTGTGGTTAATTCTTACTGTTATCGTACTGGCGATAGCGGCCTGGTTTTTCTTTTTTCACAAGAGTGCGCCAACAGGCGGTGCACCCGCGGGTAACGAGCGTCACCGCGGCGGCATGCGTGGCGGAATGAGAGGGGGAATGCCCGGTGCAGGCGGTGCTACGCCGGTTCAGGCGGGGAGGGTAGAACAGGCCAACGTGCCGGTTTATCTGCGCGCACTGGGAACGGTGGTTCCTAATGCATCGGTTACGGTCACCAGCCGCGTTGACGGTCAACTGATGAAGGTCTTTTTCACCGAAGGTCAGAAAGTCGAAGCAGGTCAGTTGCTGGCGCAGATTGACCCGCGCAGCTATCAGGCAACGCTTGAACAGTATCAGGGAGATTTGGCGCAGAATCAGGCGCTGGAAAAAAGTGCCCAACTGACGTTGGCCCGCTACCGCAAACTTTATGCGCAGGACTCGCTGGCGCGTCAGGACCTTGAAAGCCAAATTGCAACCGCCGGTCAGTATAGCGGCGCGGTGAAGGCCGATCAGGCGCAAATTGATGCTGCCAAGTTGAACCTGCAGTTTGCACGTATTACGGCGCCAATCAGCGGTCACGTTGGCCTGCGTCTGGTGGACCCGGGCAATATGGTGTCGAGCAGTTCAACCACCGGCATTGTTACCATTACCCAAACTCAGCCGATTGCCGTTACCTTCAGCGTGCCGCAAAGCAATCTGCAAACTATCCTTAAAGCACTGCGCAGCGGGCAAACCATGCCTACTACCGCCTTTGACCAAAACGGTGACAAGGTACTGGCGCAGGGTAAACTGCAGTTTATGAGCAACGAAATCGACACCACCACCGGCAGCGTCAAGCTCAAAGCGGTGTTTGATAACAGTGATGACGCGCTGTATCCGAATCAGTTTGTAAATGCGCGATTGCAGGTCGGCCTGCTTGAAAACGCGACCGTTATCCCCTCTGCCGCACTGCAACTCAGCTCCGACGGTGATTTCGTTTATGTTATTAAACAGGACGGCAGCGTTGTGCGCACGGCGGTAAAATCTGGACCGAACTTTGGCGATGACCAGGTTGCGGTGCTATCAGGCGTAACGCCGGGTGAACAGGTTGTGACTACCGGTATTGATAGACTAAACGACGGCGTCAAGGTTCAGGTCGTGACGGCGGCCAGCGCGGCCGCTGCCGCTGCGGGGACGGAAAAAACGGATAAAACCGGTGTAGACAAAGCGACTACCGGCAAAGACAGCGGGCCTAAATGA
- a CDS encoding SDR family NAD(P)-dependent oxidoreductase, with the protein MQNPFDFSQRTVLVTGAAQGFGRAICLAFSQRGAQVVACDIQKDRVDETAALCGERCIALESDISSPEAVNALFASLAARGLSVDTLVNNAGGVVGQKGQPLEDVTFEQWQAIVAVNLNGAFLMSQAAVGAMKQQKFGRIINISSGAGLGVSLTGIQAYASAKAGQIGLTRQLAHELGPWNITVNNVAPGFVRSNPSTEKQWEAMGSEGQKRHIDNVAMKRLGAAEDIAHAVLYFASDWANWVTGQVLSVDGGK; encoded by the coding sequence ATGCAAAACCCTTTTGATTTCTCCCAACGCACTGTGCTGGTAACCGGTGCTGCGCAAGGATTTGGTCGTGCAATTTGTCTGGCTTTTTCACAGCGCGGTGCACAGGTTGTTGCCTGTGATATTCAAAAAGATCGGGTTGATGAGACGGCGGCGCTGTGTGGCGAGCGCTGCATAGCGCTGGAGTCTGACATCAGTTCTCCCGAGGCGGTGAACGCGCTGTTTGCTTCTCTGGCGGCGCGCGGATTAAGCGTGGATACCTTGGTCAATAATGCCGGTGGCGTGGTCGGCCAAAAGGGCCAGCCGCTGGAGGATGTGACTTTTGAGCAGTGGCAGGCGATTGTTGCCGTTAATCTCAACGGCGCATTCCTGATGTCTCAGGCGGCCGTCGGTGCGATGAAGCAGCAAAAGTTTGGTCGTATCATTAACATCTCCAGCGGGGCAGGGTTGGGCGTAAGTTTGACCGGTATTCAGGCGTATGCCAGCGCCAAGGCTGGGCAGATTGGCCTGACGCGCCAACTGGCGCACGAGCTTGGCCCGTGGAATATTACGGTGAATAACGTGGCGCCCGGTTTCGTACGCAGTAATCCTTCAACGGAAAAACAGTGGGAAGCGATGGGCAGCGAAGGCCAAAAACGCCACATTGACAATGTGGCCATGAAGCGTCTCGGTGCAGCGGAAGACATTGCTCACGCTGTGCTTTACTTCGCCTCCGACTGGGCCAACTGGGTAACGGGCCAAGTGCTAAGCGTGGACGGCGGTAAATAA